The sequence TCTTGCAAAATGAGGGACAATCACACCGATAAAAACGATTGGCCCACAAAAACTGGTTATCATTGAAACCAATAAACCTACAGATAAAATCATTTTTTTTTGTACTCTTTCCACATCAAGCCCATATGAAATTGCTTGAACCTGTCCTAATTGATACAAGTTAAGCTCACTTGAACAATTAAAAATATATAGTAAAAAGCAAATTACACTCGCAAATAAAATCAAACTTTGAACAATATCTGTTGTTGAAAAACTTCCAAGCCCCCAATAAATATATTCTCTAAGATTTTCGGATGATAAATACTGTTGAATAATACTTAAAATACCTGAACATAAAAAAGAAACGAGTAGGCCTACAATAAGTAAAATATAGTGATTGGGATTATTTTTTAGAAAATATAATATTATGCCCATTACAATAAGGGCCCCTAAGAACGAAGGGATCATCCCAAAATACAAAGAAGCACTGTAGGGAAAAAGTAATAAAAAAATCCCTAAAAAAAGAGTTGCCCCAGAATTCACTCCTAAGACAAAAGGCCCGGCCAGTGGATTTTTAAAAATAATTTGCATGACAAGTCCAGAAAGAGAGAGTCCAACTCCTGCACTAAAGGCCGTTATTAACTCTGGCAACCTAATATTTAAGATTATTGTTTTTACAACTGAAAGATCCGTATAATCGTGCTTTGAAAAAAGACAAATCCCAAAGAAAAAAATCAAGAAAAAAATGAGTTTATATTTCTTCATAATAATAAAGAGACTTATGTTGTTTTTGTTTGATATTGATAAGATCTCGTAAAATCAAATCTGGACGAAAGACACCAGATTCCCAATAATCATAGGCCCCATATTCATTGACTCTTGCTGAATAACTAAATATTTTCAAAGAATTCATAGATGGGTGTTTATTTTTAATTATTTTTAAGTTTTCTTTCTTTCCAGAGGCCAGTAAAAGATCTGTTTTGGACAGCTCTTTTAAAATAACTTCAGTTCTTAGTATCTTTGGGGACTGAGAAGTATTTGTGATTAAGGGTTTAAGTC is a genomic window of Halobacteriovoraceae bacterium containing:
- a CDS encoding iron ABC transporter permease: MKKYKLIFFLIFFFGICLFSKHDYTDLSVVKTIILNIRLPELITAFSAGVGLSLSGLVMQIIFKNPLAGPFVLGVNSGATLFLGIFLLLFPYSASLYFGMIPSFLGALIVMGIILYFLKNNPNHYILLIVGLLVSFLCSGILSIIQQYLSSENLREYIYWGLGSFSTTDIVQSLILFASVICFLLYIFNCSSELNLYQLGQVQAISYGLDVERVQKKMILSVGLLVSMITSFCGPIVFIGVIVPHFARIIFNTNSTSKLIQGSVIISGILTTSIIYIQIVLEQNIPINALLSLMAVPSLIYLLIGKKRSFA